One genomic window of Indioceanicola profundi includes the following:
- a CDS encoding OmpP1/FadL family transporter yields the protein MKKTHPTSAPAARRPVRLTAAAAGCVAAGALMAGQADAAGFQVRENSAAMLGTAFAGLNSDARDLSIVWNNPAGMTLLEQSGAEAVLSVVWPRAEFEGTSTDALGRPIAGSEGKSEDPLYVPAGYLMWAPSNLPVRLGFAATVPYGLETDYDDDWVGRYSAIKSKLETANLALTAAWEPLDGVSIGGGVSYQRAEAELTNAVDFGAILAAQGIPGFLPTTADGFAEVQGDDWAWGYTLGLLVEPVQGTRFGVTYRSEIDHTLEGTASFDAPAQVRAVLTAAGIQAFAPESAATADLTTPETVEFSLSQDIGAFGLHATAAWTNWSSFEEIRIRFANPAQPDAVDEQFYQDTWFLSLGGTYRASDSLQFRAGVAHDGRASQTQYRTPRIPDEERTWISAGVSWQPMDGLSVDAGYAHLFVKNADIDITTGTGNRLAGQFDSTADIFTVAARYQF from the coding sequence GTGAAAAAAACCCATCCGACCTCCGCCCCTGCGGCTCGCCGTCCCGTGCGGCTCACCGCAGCGGCTGCCGGCTGCGTCGCCGCCGGAGCGCTGATGGCCGGCCAGGCCGATGCCGCCGGTTTCCAGGTCCGGGAGAACAGCGCCGCCATGCTGGGCACGGCCTTCGCCGGCCTGAATTCCGACGCCCGCGACCTGTCCATCGTCTGGAACAATCCCGCCGGTATGACCCTGCTGGAGCAGAGCGGCGCCGAGGCGGTGCTGAGCGTCGTCTGGCCCCGTGCCGAGTTCGAGGGAACCTCCACCGACGCGCTGGGCCGCCCCATCGCCGGCAGCGAGGGCAAGTCGGAGGACCCGCTCTATGTCCCGGCCGGCTATTTGATGTGGGCTCCATCCAACCTGCCTGTCCGTCTTGGCTTCGCGGCCACCGTCCCCTACGGGCTGGAGACGGATTATGACGACGACTGGGTTGGCCGCTACAGCGCCATCAAGTCCAAGCTGGAAACCGCCAATCTGGCCCTGACCGCGGCGTGGGAGCCGCTGGACGGGGTGAGCATCGGCGGCGGCGTCTCCTATCAGCGGGCGGAGGCGGAGCTGACCAACGCCGTGGATTTCGGCGCCATCCTGGCCGCCCAGGGCATTCCCGGCTTCCTCCCCACCACCGCCGACGGCTTCGCCGAGGTGCAGGGCGACGATTGGGCGTGGGGCTATACGCTGGGCCTGCTGGTGGAGCCGGTCCAGGGCACCCGCTTCGGCGTGACCTACCGGTCCGAGATCGACCACACGCTGGAAGGCACGGCCAGCTTCGACGCCCCGGCGCAGGTGCGGGCCGTGCTCACCGCCGCCGGCATCCAGGCCTTCGCCCCCGAATCCGCCGCGACGGCCGACCTCACCACCCCGGAAACGGTGGAGTTCAGCCTGAGCCAGGATATCGGCGCCTTTGGCCTGCACGCCACCGCGGCCTGGACCAACTGGTCCAGCTTCGAGGAGATCCGCATCCGCTTCGCCAACCCGGCCCAGCCGGACGCGGTGGATGAGCAGTTCTACCAGGACACCTGGTTCCTGTCCCTGGGCGGCACCTACCGGGCCAGCGACAGCCTGCAGTTCCGTGCCGGCGTGGCGCATGACGGCCGCGCCTCCCAGACCCAGTACCGCACCCCCCGCATCCCGGATGAGGAGCGGACCTGGATCAGCGCCGGCGTGAGCTGGCAGCCCATGGACGGCCTGTCGGTTGACGCCGGCTACGCCCACCTGTTCGTCAAGAACGCCGACATCGACATCACGACCGGCACCGGCAACCGTCTGGCCGGCCAGTTCGACAGCACCGCGGACATCTTCACCGTCGCCGCGCGCTACCAGTTCTAA
- the polA gene encoding DNA polymerase I — MTTDTATAATDTSAPVAGQQQAPLYLVDGSGFIFRAYHALPPLNRPDGTPVNAVLGFTNMLMKLLADQKADAVAVVFDSKRENFRTQIYAEYKAHRPEPPEDLRPQFALIREAVDAFCLPCLQLEGYEADDLIATYARLANEQGRPVTIVSSDKDLMQLVRDGIRMMDPMKNKLIGPEEVAEKFGVPPEKVVDVQALAGDSVDNVPGVPGIGVKTAAQLITEYGSLEALLERAHEIKQAGRREKLTTFADQARISKQLVRLDQHVPVPVDVDELKVREPDHRKLIDWLKIQGFRTVIHKVEAELAEDGRLVDAAASAAGALLPPPSDAGQARAQLNNRSYAPQPVEARSGDFVPVRPATVEYVTVTDLDTLDGWIARATEAGVVAVDTETVGLTPMSAKLVGISMSVEPGRACYIPLGHVDPSAPAASAGGLDFGTAPSAPKQIAVEDAISRLRPLLEDPAVLKVGHNVKFDLQVLRKAAGGDLRIAPLDDTMLLSYVLGAGKHGHGMDELAVRLLGHSCVSYDSVTGTGKARITFDRVPLDKATEYAAEDADITLRLWQVLKHDVVQGRAVTLYETIERPLIPVIAEMEMAGVLVDPAVLKAMSADFAVRMAETEAEIHRLAGHPFNVGSPKQLGEVLFEEMGIKGGKKGKTGAYSTDSSVLEALAEQGHDICQKVLDWRQISKLKSTYTDALGSQINPETGRVHTSFALALTSTGRLSSSEPNLQNIPIRTEEGRKIRRAFVAAPGHLILSVDYSQIELRLVADMAGIPALKRAFQENIDIHAMTASQVFGVPLDQMTGEIRRRAKAINFGIIYGISSFGLGRQLGIMPGEAGAFIKQYFERFPELQNYMETTKEFARTHGYVETLLGRKCWIQGIQEKNANRRAYAERQAINAPVQGTAADIIKRAMVRLPPALKDAGLNARMLLQVHDELLFEVPEAEAEATSRLVREVMEGAATLGVPLVAEAGLGPNWDEAH; from the coding sequence ATGACCACCGACACGGCCACGGCCGCCACCGACACCTCCGCCCCCGTGGCCGGCCAGCAGCAGGCTCCGCTCTATCTGGTGGACGGGTCCGGCTTCATCTTCCGCGCCTATCACGCGCTGCCGCCGCTGAACCGGCCGGACGGCACGCCGGTCAATGCCGTGCTGGGCTTCACCAACATGCTGATGAAGTTGCTGGCCGACCAGAAGGCCGATGCCGTCGCCGTGGTGTTCGACAGCAAGCGCGAGAATTTCCGCACCCAGATCTATGCCGAGTACAAGGCCCACCGGCCGGAACCGCCGGAGGATCTGCGCCCCCAGTTCGCCCTGATCCGGGAGGCGGTGGACGCCTTCTGCCTGCCCTGCCTCCAGCTCGAAGGGTATGAGGCCGACGATCTGATCGCGACCTACGCCCGCCTCGCCAATGAGCAGGGCCGGCCGGTCACCATCGTCTCGTCCGACAAGGACCTGATGCAGCTCGTCCGCGACGGTATCCGCATGATGGACCCGATGAAGAACAAGCTCATCGGGCCGGAGGAGGTGGCGGAGAAGTTCGGCGTGCCGCCGGAGAAGGTGGTGGATGTCCAGGCCCTGGCCGGCGACAGCGTGGACAATGTCCCCGGCGTGCCCGGCATCGGCGTCAAGACCGCCGCCCAGCTCATCACCGAATATGGCAGCCTGGAAGCCCTGCTGGAGCGGGCGCATGAGATCAAGCAGGCCGGCCGGCGGGAGAAGCTGACCACCTTTGCGGACCAGGCCCGCATCTCCAAGCAGCTCGTCCGGCTGGACCAGCATGTGCCGGTGCCGGTCGACGTGGATGAGCTGAAGGTGCGCGAGCCGGACCACCGGAAGCTGATCGACTGGCTGAAGATCCAGGGCTTCCGCACCGTGATCCACAAGGTGGAGGCGGAGCTGGCGGAGGATGGCAGGCTGGTGGATGCCGCCGCCAGCGCCGCCGGAGCCTTGCTGCCGCCCCCCTCCGATGCCGGTCAGGCCCGCGCCCAGCTCAACAACCGCAGCTACGCCCCCCAGCCGGTGGAGGCGCGCAGCGGCGACTTCGTCCCGGTCAGGCCCGCCACGGTCGAGTATGTCACCGTCACCGATCTGGACACGCTGGACGGCTGGATCGCCCGCGCGACGGAAGCCGGAGTGGTGGCGGTGGATACGGAGACAGTGGGGCTGACGCCCATGTCGGCCAAGCTGGTCGGCATCTCCATGTCCGTCGAGCCGGGCCGCGCCTGCTACATCCCGCTGGGCCATGTGGACCCGTCCGCCCCGGCGGCGTCCGCGGGCGGCCTGGATTTCGGCACCGCCCCGTCGGCCCCGAAGCAGATCGCCGTCGAGGACGCCATCAGCCGGCTGCGCCCGCTGCTGGAGGACCCGGCGGTGCTGAAGGTCGGGCACAATGTGAAGTTCGACCTCCAGGTCCTGCGCAAGGCCGCGGGCGGCGACCTCCGTATCGCGCCGCTGGACGACACCATGCTGCTGTCCTACGTGCTGGGCGCGGGCAAGCACGGGCACGGCATGGATGAGCTGGCGGTCCGCCTGCTGGGCCATAGCTGCGTCAGCTATGACAGCGTCACCGGCACCGGCAAGGCGCGCATCACCTTCGACCGGGTTCCGCTGGACAAGGCCACCGAATATGCGGCGGAGGATGCGGACATCACCCTGCGCCTCTGGCAGGTGCTGAAGCATGACGTCGTCCAGGGCCGCGCCGTGACCCTGTACGAGACCATCGAGCGCCCCCTGATCCCCGTGATCGCGGAGATGGAGATGGCGGGCGTGCTGGTGGACCCGGCCGTGCTGAAGGCCATGTCCGCCGATTTCGCCGTGCGCATGGCGGAGACGGAGGCCGAAATCCACCGTCTGGCCGGCCACCCCTTCAATGTCGGCAGCCCCAAGCAGCTGGGCGAGGTGCTGTTCGAGGAGATGGGGATCAAGGGCGGCAAGAAGGGCAAGACCGGCGCCTATTCCACCGACAGCTCCGTGCTGGAGGCGCTGGCCGAACAGGGCCACGACATCTGCCAGAAGGTGCTGGACTGGCGGCAGATCTCCAAACTGAAGAGCACCTATACCGACGCGCTGGGCAGCCAGATCAACCCGGAAACCGGCCGGGTCCATACCAGCTTCGCCCTGGCGCTGACCTCCACCGGTCGCCTCTCCTCCTCGGAGCCGAACCTCCAGAACATCCCGATCCGGACGGAGGAGGGGCGCAAGATCCGCCGCGCCTTCGTGGCCGCCCCCGGCCATCTGATCCTGTCGGTGGATTACAGCCAGATCGAACTGCGGCTGGTGGCCGACATGGCCGGGATCCCGGCCCTGAAGCGCGCCTTCCAGGAAAACATCGACATCCATGCCATGACGGCCAGCCAGGTGTTCGGCGTGCCGCTGGACCAGATGACCGGCGAAATCCGCCGTCGGGCCAAGGCCATCAATTTCGGCATCATCTACGGCATCTCCAGCTTCGGGCTGGGCCGGCAGCTCGGCATCATGCCGGGCGAGGCCGGGGCCTTCATCAAGCAGTATTTCGAGCGGTTCCCGGAACTCCAGAACTACATGGAGACCACCAAGGAGTTCGCCCGCACCCACGGCTATGTGGAGACGCTGTTGGGCCGCAAATGCTGGATTCAGGGCATCCAGGAAAAGAACGCGAACCGCCGCGCCTATGCCGAGCGGCAGGCCATCAACGCCCCCGTCCAGGGCACGGCCGCCGACATCATCAAGCGCGCCATGGTGCGCCTGCCCCCTGCCCTGAAGGATGCCGGCCTGAATGCCCGCATGCTGCTCCAGGTCCATGACGAACTTCTGTTCGAAGTGCCGGAGGCGGAGGCGGAAGCTACGTCCAGGCTGGTGCGCGAAGTGATGGAAGGGGCCGCCACGCTGGGCGTGCCGCTGGTCGCCGAAGCCGGCCTCGGTCCCAACTGGGACGAGGCGCACTGA
- a CDS encoding DUF4167 domain-containing protein, giving the protein MRQGQNSRRSRGRGGNNNSGGGGGGGGGGGNRRQNVPLRHQNFDSNGPDVRIRGSAFQVYEKYLALARDAQTSGDRVAAENYFQHAEHYFRIINQINEQEGRQRQGNPRHDGNGYGQPNGAEQDGDEGEGDAGGGDDDREAVTV; this is encoded by the coding sequence ATGAGACAGGGACAGAACTCTCGGCGCTCGCGCGGCCGCGGCGGCAACAACAATTCCGGTGGCGGTGGTGGCGGCGGTGGCGGTGGCGGCAATCGCCGCCAGAACGTGCCGCTGCGGCATCAGAACTTCGACAGCAACGGCCCGGACGTCCGTATCCGCGGCAGCGCCTTCCAGGTCTATGAGAAGTACCTGGCCCTGGCCCGCGATGCGCAGACATCCGGTGATCGGGTCGCGGCGGAGAACTACTTCCAGCATGCGGAGCATTACTTCCGCATCATCAATCAGATCAATGAGCAGGAAGGCCGCCAGCGTCAGGGCAATCCCCGCCATGACGGCAACGGCTACGGCCAGCCCAACGGCGCCGAGCAGGACGGCGATGAGGGCGAAGGCGATGCCGGCGGTGGCGACGACGACCGCGAAGCGGTCACTGTCTGA
- a CDS encoding IS5 family transposase (programmed frameshift), producing the protein MGRLVQDDGWRLPDELWWRMEPLLPERPAHPLGCHNPRVPDRAAMDAIFFVLRTGSQWQALKATGICSPSSAYRRFREWTEAGVFEAFWREGLLAYDGLVGIDWSWMSADGAMTKAPLGGEKSGPNPTDRSKLGTKRSLLTDGRGLPLGLAVAGANVIDFKLLEQTLEAVVVPRPEPTPAHPQHLCLDKGYDYDGPRQLGYDYRLTTHIRRRGEDRTATPAHPHQPRRWMIERAHSWLNRYRRILVRWEKRADTYEAMLHFVCAITVWEFVCLLK; encoded by the exons ATGGGGAGATTGGTCCAGGACGATGGCTGGCGGTTGCCGGATGAGCTCTGGTGGCGCATGGAGCCGCTGCTGCCGGAGCGTCCAGCGCATCCGCTGGGCTGCCATAATCCGCGGGTTCCAGATCGCGCCGCGATGGACGCGATCTTCTTTGTCCTGCGCACGGGTAGTCAGTGGCAGGCGCTCAAAGCCACCGGCATCTGTTCGCCATCTTCCGCCTACCGCCGTTTTCGCGAATGGACCGAGGCCGGTGTGTTCGAGGCCTTCTGGCGTGAGGGGCTGCTGGCCTATGACGGCCTGGTCGGGATTGATTGGAGTTGGATGTCGGCAGACGGAGCAATGACCAAGGCACCGTTGGGCGGGGAAAAAAGT GGCCCCAACCCGACCGACCGCTCCAAGCTGGGCACCAAGCGGTCCCTGCTGACCGATGGACGCGGCCTCCCCCTCGGCCTCGCGGTCGCTGGCGCCAACGTGATCGACTTCAAGCTGCTGGAGCAGACGCTTGAGGCTGTTGTCGTGCCGCGGCCTGAGCCCACCCCAGCGCATCCTCAGCATCTCTGCCTCGATAAGGGCTACGACTATGACGGGCCGCGGCAGCTTGGGTATGATTACAGGCTCACGACCCACATCCGCCGCAGGGGTGAGGATCGCACGGCAACGCCCGCCCACCCGCACCAACCCCGCCGCTGGATGATCGAGCGGGCACATTCCTGGCTGAACCGATACCGCCGCATCCTCGTCCGATGGGAAAAGCGCGCCGACACCTATGAAGCCATGCTCCACTTCGTCTGCGCCATCACCGTCTGGGAGTTCGTCTGCCTACTGAAATAG
- the prmC gene encoding peptide chain release factor N(5)-glutamine methyltransferase: protein MAEQRTLSDLLKSAEARLAAAGVDSPALDVRWLAEHAFGLTRTELRSRGRDLPDPQRAAAFEQLLARREKREPLQRLLGSWEFWGLELALGPDTLIPRADTETLVEAVLRRRPDRARPWRVLDLGTGTGAILLALLHEYRAAAGVGVDFSPGAASVASLNARRLGLSDRAVFLVGSWADALGGGQFDILASNPPYIPDADIAGLEPEVALHEPRLALAGGADGLDPYRHLAREALRLLAPGGLIALEHGFDQGEAVRELLNQAGLSGAETLADLGGRPRVTCATLP, encoded by the coding sequence ATGGCTGAACAGAGGACCCTTTCCGACCTCCTGAAATCCGCCGAGGCGCGCCTTGCCGCCGCCGGGGTGGACAGTCCGGCGCTGGATGTGCGCTGGCTGGCGGAGCATGCCTTCGGCCTGACCCGGACGGAGCTGCGCAGCCGGGGCAGGGACCTGCCGGACCCGCAACGGGCCGCCGCGTTCGAGCAGCTGCTGGCACGACGGGAGAAGCGGGAGCCCTTGCAGCGGCTGCTGGGAAGCTGGGAGTTCTGGGGGCTTGAGCTGGCGTTGGGGCCGGACACGCTGATCCCGCGCGCCGATACGGAAACGCTGGTGGAGGCCGTGCTGCGCCGCCGGCCGGACCGGGCGCGGCCCTGGCGCGTCCTGGACCTCGGCACCGGCACCGGGGCGATCCTGTTGGCGCTGCTGCACGAATACCGGGCGGCCGCCGGTGTCGGCGTGGATTTCAGCCCCGGCGCGGCCTCCGTCGCGTCGTTGAATGCAAGACGGCTGGGCCTGTCGGACCGGGCGGTTTTCCTGGTGGGAAGCTGGGCGGACGCGCTGGGCGGCGGGCAGTTCGACATTCTGGCGTCCAACCCGCCCTATATCCCGGACGCGGATATCGCGGGGCTGGAGCCGGAGGTGGCGCTGCATGAGCCCCGGCTGGCGCTGGCGGGCGGGGCGGACGGGCTGGACCCCTATCGCCACCTTGCCCGGGAGGCGCTCCGGCTGCTGGCGCCCGGCGGGCTGATTGCGCTGGAGCATGGGTTCGACCAGGGGGAGGCCGTGCGGGAGCTGTTGAACCAAGCGGGTCTTTCCGGGGCCGAAACGCTGGCCGATCTGGGCGGGCGACCCCGTGTGACCTGTGCAACGCTCCCCTGA